Proteins found in one Pyrus communis chromosome 15, drPyrComm1.1, whole genome shotgun sequence genomic segment:
- the LOC137718164 gene encoding protein NO VEIN-like, which translates to MVESYSYGNNQTYQDEEAIASAKRHIKEIRTKKYSIGKKEANPLTLDLHHAVTSLSAELYQKDIHFLMELIQNAEDNEYEEGVEPTLEFVMTKKDITGSGAPATLLVFNNEVGFSRKNMDSICSVGRSTKKGKRQRGFIGEKGIGFKSVFLVSSQPWIFSNGYRVRFTEEPNQYCGIRYVVPEFVTRRPYLSRICNAYGSNKILPTTIFVLPLKPDKVEAVRAQLSDLHPEILLFFSKIK; encoded by the exons ATGGTTGAGTCCTATAGCTACGGGAACAACCAGACTTATCAAGATGAAGAAGCTATAGCCTCTGCTAAACGTCACATAAAAGAAATTAGGACCAAAAAGTACTCGATaggaaagaaagaagcaaaCCCTTTAACTCTTGACCTTCACCATGCAGTCACCAGCCTATCTGCCGAGCTTTACCAGAAGGACATCCATTTTCTCATGGAGCTCATACAG AATGCGGAAGACAATGAATACGAAGAAGGGGTTGAACCAACGCTGGAATTTGTGATGACAAAGAAGGACATAACTGGGAGTGGAGCTCCGGCTACTCTGCTGGTTTTTAATAATGAGGTTGGATTTTCCAGGAAGAATATGGACTCCATCTGCAGTGTAGGACGTTCTACAAAGAAGGGGAAGAGACAGCGGGGCTTTATAGGAGAAAAAG GAATTGGATTTAAGAGCGTGTTTCTTGTGAGTTCACAGCCATGGATATTTAGCAACGGGTATCGTGTCAGATTCACGGAAGAACCAAACCAATATTGTGGTATTCGGTATGTTGTTCCTGAATTTGTTACTCGAAGACCATATTTGTCAAGAATATGCAATGCGTATGGGTCAAACAAGATCTTGCCCACAACTATATTTGTCCTTCCTCTAAAGCCTGACAAGGTTGAAGCTGTGAGAGCTCAACTGTCTGATCTGCACCCAGAGATTCTCCTGTTCTTCTCCAAGATAAAATGA